In Treponema vincentii, a single window of DNA contains:
- a CDS encoding YfcC family protein has product MGKDKKKRASLSAFSILYIILLVLAVITWIIPDVQNATLGTIVMASYNGFSNALDVCFFVLVLGGFLGIVTKTGALNAGITHLVKKLKGNELILIPILMTLFSIGGTTYGMSEETVAFYGLLAATMVAAGFDSMVGAATVLLGAGVGVLGSTVNPFATGIAIDSVNKSFEELGIQSSVNNGVVIALGIVLWLSSLIIACAFVMSYAKKVKRDKGSTILSLQEQEIMNTEFSKKDTDVEVAYTGKMKFTMGVFAFGFFVMIISVIPWDKFNVTIFQGWSSFLTGAAIGEWWFGELGMWFFIIGLIIAFINRFTENEIVSAFMEGAKDIMGVVLVIAVARGASVLMGETGLDKYVLEHASKALEGLPAFAFAPLSYILYALLSFVIPSTSGLATVSMPIMGPLAQNLGYNPAVMVMIFSAASGILNLFTPTSGVVMGGLASARIEYSTWLKFVGKLLAMLFIVNLVVLTVGMMIL; this is encoded by the coding sequence ATGGGAAAAGATAAAAAAAAGAGGGCGTCCCTCTCGGCATTCTCGATCCTGTACATTATTTTACTTGTACTGGCTGTAATCACTTGGATTATTCCCGATGTACAAAACGCAACGCTCGGAACAATCGTTATGGCGTCCTACAATGGATTTTCCAATGCGCTTGACGTCTGTTTCTTCGTATTGGTACTCGGCGGATTCTTGGGTATCGTAACAAAAACCGGCGCTCTTAACGCAGGTATTACTCATCTTGTCAAGAAGTTAAAGGGTAATGAGCTTATTCTTATTCCGATCCTGATGACACTGTTCTCAATCGGTGGAACGACTTACGGTATGTCTGAAGAGACCGTTGCTTTCTATGGACTGTTGGCGGCAACGATGGTCGCTGCCGGTTTTGACTCGATGGTAGGTGCTGCAACCGTATTGCTCGGCGCCGGTGTAGGCGTTCTCGGTTCAACGGTAAACCCCTTTGCAACCGGTATCGCTATCGACAGCGTTAACAAGAGCTTTGAAGAACTCGGCATTCAGAGTAGTGTAAACAACGGTGTAGTTATCGCGTTGGGTATTGTTCTTTGGCTTTCTTCTCTCATTATAGCATGTGCGTTTGTAATGTCTTATGCAAAGAAAGTAAAGCGAGATAAAGGTTCTACCATTCTTTCCTTGCAGGAACAAGAAATCATGAATACGGAATTCTCCAAGAAAGATACGGACGTTGAAGTTGCCTATACCGGAAAAATGAAGTTTACGATGGGTGTCTTCGCATTCGGTTTCTTCGTAATGATTATTTCCGTTATTCCGTGGGATAAATTCAATGTTACCATATTCCAGGGCTGGTCTTCATTCTTAACAGGTGCTGCAATCGGTGAATGGTGGTTCGGCGAACTCGGTATGTGGTTCTTTATCATCGGTTTGATTATCGCGTTTATCAACAGATTCACCGAAAACGAAATTGTTTCCGCATTCATGGAAGGTGCCAAGGATATCATGGGTGTTGTTCTCGTTATCGCTGTTGCTCGTGGTGCTTCCGTACTGATGGGCGAAACCGGTTTGGATAAATACGTTCTCGAACATGCTTCCAAAGCGTTGGAAGGCTTGCCTGCATTTGCATTTGCACCGCTTTCATACATCTTGTATGCACTGTTGTCCTTTGTTATTCCGTCGACCTCAGGTTTGGCAACCGTATCAATGCCGATTATGGGGCCGCTTGCTCAGAACTTAGGCTATAACCCCGCTGTTATGGTTATGATTTTCTCCGCAGCATCCGGTATCCTGAACCTATTTACCCCCACGAGCGGTGTCGTTATGGGCGGTCTTGCGAGCGCACGTATCGAATACAGCACATGGCTCAAATTTGTCGGAAAACTACTTGCTATGCTGTTTATCGTTAACCTCGTTGTTCTGACTGTAGGAATGATGATTCTGTAA
- the arcC gene encoding carbamate kinase: MKKERIVVALGGNALGNNPQEQLALVKETAKSIVALAENGYEIVIGHGNGPQVGMINLAMDYAANGGAGTPAMPFAECGAMSQGYIGYHLQQAIGDELKRRNVKREVVCLITQVLVSENDPAFTNPSKPIGMFYTKEQADKIKAEKPDQTFVEDAGRGYRRVVPSPQPVAIIERPVIEELVAKGHIVITVGGGGIPVLQKADGLHGVDAVIDKDKSCAKLAADVKADKLVILTAVEQVCINFNKPNQQALSKLNIAEAEKYIAEGHFAKGSMLPKVEACLQFVRNHKEGQAVITSLANAGNALKGGNSTVITAN; this comes from the coding sequence ATGAAAAAAGAAAGAATTGTCGTAGCGCTCGGCGGAAATGCGCTTGGAAACAATCCGCAGGAGCAGCTTGCGTTAGTAAAAGAAACGGCAAAATCGATTGTCGCATTGGCAGAAAACGGCTATGAAATCGTTATCGGACATGGTAACGGGCCTCAGGTCGGTATGATTAATTTGGCAATGGATTATGCAGCGAACGGGGGCGCAGGGACTCCTGCAATGCCGTTTGCCGAATGCGGTGCTATGAGCCAAGGATACATCGGCTATCATCTGCAGCAGGCGATCGGCGATGAGCTGAAACGACGAAATGTTAAGCGTGAAGTCGTATGCCTTATCACACAGGTTTTGGTGTCCGAAAATGATCCTGCGTTCACAAACCCGAGCAAGCCTATCGGTATGTTCTATACAAAAGAACAAGCTGATAAAATTAAGGCTGAAAAACCTGACCAGACCTTTGTTGAGGATGCCGGTAGAGGCTACCGCCGCGTTGTTCCGTCACCGCAGCCGGTCGCAATTATCGAACGCCCCGTTATCGAGGAATTGGTTGCTAAAGGGCACATCGTTATCACCGTCGGAGGCGGCGGTATTCCGGTTCTGCAAAAGGCGGACGGTTTGCACGGCGTCGATGCGGTTATCGACAAGGATAAGTCCTGCGCAAAACTCGCAGCAGATGTTAAAGCCGATAAGCTTGTCATCTTAACGGCAGTTGAGCAGGTTTGTATTAATTTCAATAAACCCAATCAGCAGGCTTTAAGCAAACTGAACATTGCCGAAGCGGAAAAATATATTGCCGAAGGGCATTTTGCGAAGGGCAGTATGCTTCCCAAGGTGGAAGCATGCTTACAGTTTGTCCGCAATCACAAAGAAGGACAAGCGGTTATTACCTCGCTGGCAAATGCAGGCAATGCGCTGAAAGGTGGAAACAGCACGGTTATTACTGCAAACTAA
- a CDS encoding adenine phosphoribosyltransferase — MKDTLIDGAVRKIPDFPKKGILFYDITGLLINPEAFHYCLDKLTGFYKDEKIDAVAAIESRGFIFAAPFADRLGIPLILIRKKGKLPGETYSCSYDLEYGQATIEVHTSDIQKGQRILLLDDLIATGGTLNAARKMLNQGGAEVAGFCGVIGLPFLHYDKLLGDLPIKTLIEYDSE, encoded by the coding sequence ATGAAAGATACATTGATAGATGGTGCCGTCCGTAAGATTCCTGATTTTCCTAAGAAGGGAATTTTGTTTTATGATATTACGGGGCTTCTGATAAATCCTGAAGCATTTCACTATTGCTTGGATAAGCTTACGGGCTTTTATAAGGATGAAAAAATCGATGCGGTTGCGGCTATTGAATCGCGCGGTTTTATTTTTGCGGCTCCTTTTGCCGATAGGCTCGGTATTCCGCTGATTCTCATCAGAAAGAAGGGAAAGCTGCCGGGTGAAACCTATTCCTGTTCTTATGACCTCGAATACGGGCAAGCAACGATCGAAGTGCACACCTCCGATATACAAAAAGGTCAGCGGATATTGCTGCTCGACGACTTGATTGCAACCGGCGGCACGCTGAATGCGGCGCGGAAAATGCTGAATCAGGGCGGTGCCGAGGTGGCCGGTTTTTGCGGCGTTATCGGATTGCCGTTTTTGCACTATGACAAACTTCTCGGCGATTTGCCGATTAAAACACTGATCGAATACGACAGCGAATAG
- the argF gene encoding ornithine carbamoyltransferase has protein sequence MGVNLLGRSFLKLLDFSSAEIRYLLDLSKELKKLKMTHTPHDHLKGKNIVLLFEKTSTRTRCSFEVAAMDLGMGSTFLDPASSQMGHKESIEDTARVLGRMYDGIEYRGFSQEIVEKLAKYAGVPVWNGLTNEFHPTQMLADVLTVEEHFGHLKGIKLTFVGDARNNVANSLMVVCAKMGMHFTACSPKDLFPSADLVKTAEAIAKETGATITLTDDVEKGCKNADVLYTDIWVSMGEPDSVWESRIKLLSKYQVNKKMMALANHNAIFLHCLPSFHDLNTKVGREVNEKFGIPEMEVTNEVFESVQSKVFDQAENRMHTIKAVMYATLK, from the coding sequence ATGGGTGTGAATCTTTTAGGACGCAGCTTCTTAAAGTTGTTGGATTTCAGCTCAGCAGAAATCAGGTATTTGTTGGATCTTTCAAAAGAATTAAAAAAATTGAAGATGACACATACCCCGCACGATCACTTAAAAGGAAAAAACATCGTATTACTGTTTGAAAAAACCTCAACACGCACACGCTGTTCTTTTGAAGTTGCCGCAATGGATTTAGGTATGGGTTCAACCTTCCTTGATCCTGCAAGCTCTCAAATGGGGCATAAAGAAAGCATCGAAGATACCGCACGGGTTTTAGGTCGTATGTACGACGGTATCGAATACCGCGGTTTCAGCCAAGAAATCGTTGAAAAACTGGCAAAATATGCCGGTGTACCGGTTTGGAACGGCTTAACCAACGAATTCCATCCTACGCAGATGCTTGCAGACGTACTAACCGTTGAAGAGCATTTCGGTCATTTAAAAGGCATTAAGTTGACCTTTGTCGGCGATGCACGCAACAATGTTGCCAATTCGCTGATGGTTGTATGCGCAAAGATGGGTATGCACTTTACCGCATGCAGTCCCAAGGACTTGTTCCCCTCCGCTGATTTGGTCAAGACCGCCGAAGCGATTGCAAAAGAAACCGGCGCAACCATCACGCTTACCGATGATGTAGAAAAAGGCTGTAAAAACGCAGACGTATTGTACACCGACATTTGGGTATCGATGGGCGAACCCGACAGCGTATGGGAATCCCGCATTAAGCTGTTGAGCAAATATCAGGTGAACAAGAAGATGATGGCTCTTGCCAACCACAACGCTATCTTCCTGCACTGCTTGCCCTCGTTCCACGATCTGAATACGAAAGTCGGACGCGAAGTGAACGAGAAATTCGGTATTCCCGAAATGGAAGTAACCAACGAAGTCTTTGAATCGGTACAGTCAAAGGTATTCGATCAGGCTGAAAACCGTATGCATACTATTAAAGCGGTTATGTATGCGACCTTAAAGTAA
- the murD gene encoding UDP-N-acetylmuramoyl-L-alanine--D-glutamate ligase has product MMIRNLNDIAGLSVTIMGLGLNGGGLASARFFAEHGAKEVIVTDMKTEEELAPSVAELRHYPNVRFALGGHNIEDFRTADMVIKNPGVKSERNQYLAAAHCIETDISIFLQLSSAPVLAVTGSKGKSSTVSALYYGLQQCGIPAFLGGNITVSPLTFLTETNSDTPVVLELSSWQLGDLAHCPQLKPKIAIITHIMPDHQNWYGSMERYVADKKIIYRNQDKTDYTVCNYDDGWGKTFAQETAGQVFWYSAHPLPTHLVGAWIAPDGSAWMRLTPGDDRLLLPPRIAVPGAALKQNVMAASLALALYGVNPEKIPAVMQNYGGIPHRLEFFYETDQFKFYNDSAATIPEAAAAAVNAFEKPIILITGGTDKKLDFTALAPELKKAKALFLLAGTGTDKLIPLLQAQHTPYFGRFQDLSTLLEAVHRECEHTPQSNNTVPQSSHTTTQEIVVFSPGATSFGMFKNEFDRGLRFKEAVRQYWSNI; this is encoded by the coding sequence ATGATGATACGGAATTTAAACGATATTGCAGGGCTTTCGGTAACGATTATGGGACTCGGTTTAAACGGCGGAGGACTTGCGTCCGCGCGTTTTTTTGCGGAACACGGTGCAAAAGAGGTTATCGTAACCGATATGAAAACCGAGGAGGAGCTTGCACCCTCCGTCGCAGAGCTGCGACACTATCCTAATGTACGCTTTGCGCTCGGCGGTCATAATATCGAAGATTTCCGTACGGCGGATATGGTGATTAAAAACCCCGGCGTAAAATCCGAGAGGAACCAGTATCTTGCCGCAGCGCACTGCATCGAAACGGATATCTCGATTTTTTTGCAGCTGAGTTCTGCGCCGGTGCTTGCCGTAACCGGTAGCAAGGGCAAATCGTCAACCGTCAGCGCGCTATACTACGGACTGCAGCAGTGCGGCATACCGGCATTTCTCGGCGGCAACATCACGGTAAGTCCGCTCACCTTCTTAACCGAAACAAATTCCGATACACCGGTTGTGTTGGAGCTTTCCAGTTGGCAGCTTGGCGACCTCGCACACTGCCCTCAGCTGAAACCGAAAATAGCGATTATCACTCACATTATGCCCGATCATCAAAACTGGTACGGTTCGATGGAACGCTATGTCGCCGACAAAAAAATTATCTACCGCAATCAGGATAAGACCGATTACACCGTATGCAATTACGACGACGGATGGGGAAAGACCTTTGCACAGGAAACTGCCGGACAGGTCTTTTGGTACAGCGCACACCCGCTGCCGACGCATCTTGTCGGCGCATGGATAGCTCCCGACGGCTCCGCATGGATGCGGTTGACACCGGGCGATGATCGGTTATTACTGCCGCCCCGAATTGCGGTGCCCGGCGCAGCGCTCAAGCAAAACGTTATGGCAGCCTCGCTCGCTCTTGCTTTATACGGCGTAAATCCGGAAAAAATTCCAGCCGTTATGCAAAACTACGGCGGTATCCCTCACCGGCTCGAATTTTTTTACGAAACAGACCAATTCAAATTCTATAATGATTCCGCAGCGACAATTCCCGAAGCGGCGGCAGCAGCGGTCAATGCCTTTGAAAAACCGATTATCCTCATCACCGGCGGTACCGACAAAAAACTCGATTTTACCGCGCTTGCGCCGGAGCTTAAAAAAGCAAAAGCCTTGTTTTTACTCGCCGGTACGGGCACCGATAAATTAATCCCGCTGCTGCAAGCACAACACACTCCGTACTTCGGTCGCTTTCAAGACCTATCGACACTACTTGAGGCCGTCCACCGAGAATGCGAACATACACCGCAAAGCAACAATACGGTGCCGCAAAGCAGCCATACTACAACACAAGAGATCGTCGTGTTTTCCCCCGGCGCTACGAGTTTCGGCATGTTTAAAAATGAGTTTGACCGCGGACTCCGCTTTAAGGAAGCCGTACGACAATATTGGTCAAACATCTGA
- a CDS encoding arginine deiminase family protein produces the protein MIRHSKKTLAQYTGTGHAELIQCAGGDRIAAAREQWNDGSNTLCISPGTIVVYERNDVTNEILAKHGLKVLTMPSAELSRGRGGPRCMSMPLVRDN, from the coding sequence ATGATACGACACTCGAAAAAAACGCTCGCTCAGTACACCGGTACCGGCCATGCAGAGCTTATTCAGTGTGCAGGCGGCGACAGGATTGCTGCAGCACGCGAGCAGTGGAACGACGGTTCGAACACGCTGTGTATCAGCCCCGGAACAATCGTTGTCTACGAAAGAAACGATGTTACCAACGAAATCCTCGCGAAGCACGGACTAAAGGTTCTGACAATGCCGAGCGCGGAACTTTCACGTGGACGCGGCGGTCCCCGCTGTATGAGTATGCCGCTCGTACGCGATAACTAA
- a CDS encoding arginine deiminase family protein — protein sequence MSVLSVTSEIKKLRKVLLHRPGAELLHLTPDTLGELLFDDIPFLKVAQAEHDAFAKILRDNGAEVLYLEDLAAEAIKKPEIRTKFIDQFINESDVYSEKYKESLRELLNNIKDNKQLILKTMEGIDIKELNIKGNASLVDFVGDSDSSMIVNPMPNLYFTRDPFATIGNGVSLNRMFSVTRNRETIYAEYIFDHHPDYAGKVPKFYDRYDPPHIEGGDILNINEKVLAIGISQRTTANAIDLIAKKRFSLTAI from the coding sequence ATGTCCGTATTGAGTGTTACCAGTGAAATTAAAAAACTGCGTAAAGTATTGCTTCATAGGCCTGGTGCCGAACTACTTCATTTAACTCCCGACACCTTAGGCGAACTGCTGTTTGACGACATTCCGTTCCTTAAAGTCGCTCAGGCAGAACACGACGCCTTTGCCAAGATTTTGAGAGATAACGGAGCTGAAGTTCTGTACCTCGAAGACCTTGCCGCAGAAGCAATTAAAAAACCCGAAATTAGAACAAAGTTTATTGACCAGTTTATCAACGAAAGCGATGTTTATTCCGAAAAGTACAAGGAAAGTCTTCGCGAACTGCTGAATAACATCAAAGATAATAAACAGCTGATTTTAAAAACGATGGAAGGCATCGATATTAAGGAACTTAATATCAAAGGTAATGCCTCATTAGTTGACTTTGTCGGCGATTCCGATTCGTCAATGATTGTCAACCCCATGCCTAACCTGTATTTTACCCGCGATCCTTTTGCTACGATCGGAAACGGCGTAAGCTTGAATAGGATGTTCTCCGTTACTCGTAACCGCGAAACAATTTATGCCGAATATATTTTCGATCATCATCCCGATTATGCAGGAAAGGTTCCCAAGTTCTATGATCGCTATGATCCGCCTCACATCGAAGGTGGCGATATTCTCAATATAAACGAAAAAGTTTTAGCCATCGGTATTTCGCAGCGCACCACAGCAAACGCGATCGACCTTATCGCAAAAAAAAGATTTTCTTTAACAGCGATTTGA